DNA sequence from the Nitrospirota bacterium genome:
GTATGTACCGTCGCAACATCTTTCACATTTTGTATCCTGTCGCCTGTCTGATCGGACTGTTCATCCTCTATCAAGCCTGGTTCAAACCGACCTATCTACCCACGCCGGCACCGAGTCCGCTCAATGACATCGTGGAAACCTCACGGGAGGCGCCTCTGGAACCACGCCGTGATGGCCGAGCTGAGCTGGAACAGAAACAGGCTCGCCTGATCGATCCCAGTGTGGTTCCTAAAACGACACATCACGAACTATTGGAGACGATCCGCGACGAGATTGAAAGAGGTAACGTCAAATCCGCGGAAGCCACACTCACCAATCTCCCGGCCACTGCATTAACCGAGACCAAGACCCGCCTCTACACTGCCGTGCTATGGAACAATCTTGGCATTCAGCTGGAAAAGGCGGGCGGCACCGCAGCCTCGATGTATGCCTTCAAGAAGGCATCGTCGTTGGATGCCACTAACCCGACCATTCACCTCAACCTTGCCCATGCCTACTGGGAATTGCGTGATCCAGGCATGACGCAGGACTTCCTGGAACAGCTGGTTGCCATGGCCCCCAACGAGCCCTTCCCTCATCTGGCACTGGCCGAACTTTTTCAGGAACGGGATGAGCTCGGCGAAGCAGCTCGTCATCTCGAGCAAGCCAGTGCGCGCGCGGGCAAAGACCCTGCTGTCCAATCCTATCTGCGAACCGTCACGGCCAAAGTCCGTGGAGCCGAAAAGAGCGAAGAGCGCCTCACCAGCCGAAACAGCGCGCACTTTACCGTGAAATTCAACGGGGAAGCCGATCAAACCACTTGGGCCGCTGTGTTAGAGATTCTTGAAGAGGCCTACCGGGAGATTGGGCAAAAGTTCGGGCATTTCCCGTCAAAAACCATCGTCGTCGTCCTACACGCCAAGTCCTCATTCCAAAGCGCAACCGGCAGCCCCATATGGGCCGATGGGCTCTTCGATCCTACGCTTGGCCGCATCCAAGTTCCAACCCAGGACGCATTGGCAGACCGTGCCTGGCTCAGGCGCGTGCTGCGACACGAATTCGTACATGCCCTCCTGCACGACCAACTCGGCCCCGCCGGTAGCGCCATTCCAACCTGGCTCAATGAAGGTTTGGCCATGGAATTGTCCGGGGATCACTGGTCGGATCTCGACCAGACTATGACGCAGAACTTTACACCAATCCCTCTGCCTGCCTTAGAGGGAGCTTGGGGAGGATTGTCCAGTGACGCCGCGACCGTGGCCTATCTGGAGGCGAACTCGGCCGTGCACTATCTCATCGACCGATTCGGCATGCATCGGGTACAAGAACTCCTCACACGGCTCAAGGCGAAGCAGGCGCTTTCTACCGCCATGCAATCGCAGCTCTCGCTGTCGTACGAGCAGTTCCAGTCCATGTGGGTAGATCAACTGCGGGAGCAGGGGAAGAAAAGCTGACTCTCTAAATCTTTTCGTATTCGAATCCGCCGGGACCCTCGCTATGCCAGACCGGCAGATTCTCAGCTGCAGCGTCGTGACTACCTGCCAGATCTATCTCCTCTACAGTCGGCTCGATCGTGTCTTCCCACAAGATCTTCTGACCCCGATCATCCATCATCCGAATCCGAAATTCGATCAACTGCGAGAGCACACCCCCCTCTGTCTGATCGACAACGGCCCTACTGATCCGCTCTGGACGGGCCACGGCGCCGGCCCCGGGTGAAAAATGATCGGCCCACACAAGCTGTCCGGTTAACAAATCGATGGTGCTGAGGAAAAACTGAGGTTGACCATCGATTGCGCTTCTGGCGCGGACTTTGGTCACCGTAGCCTGTGGCGCGCCAAGATGGGCCACGACTCGACGGGTAGAACCAGAGTCTTGGTTGGGGGCATTGAGGTTCAGCAGACCTTCCCAGAGAAACCGACCAGTGGCAGCGTCATAGACCCGGAGCGTGAATTCTGAAAGTCCGTCAGCTCCTGCGCCAACTCCTCCTGCAAAAATCCGCTCACGCGGCTGGCTATCAGCTGACGCGGCATCCTCTCGCACATTCAATTCATACGTTTCATTGGAGAGGATCTCGCCGTTCTCGGCATCGTAGGTTTTAACAGTAATGATCGATGTCTCGGCATCCTCATACCCGACACCAGCTGCCACGACCTTCCTGGGTTTCGCCGGTGCAAGAGACGAGGGGTCTGCAGTCCAAGCTGTCATAGGCAGGCTGGAGCCGACCATGGCACAGGCGATCAACGCGACTGGGAAAACTTTCCTTTTTCGCCCATCGATCTGTAGCCCCTGCCATACCGGATTCACCCGCACAGACTCGCGCCACTCCCTCAATTCGTGGATCGTCGCAGAGAGCCACTTGATGATCGTCATGTGCGCTTCTCCCTTGTCTGTGCTGCAGTTTCTCATTGGCCCCCCTTTAGGGTAAATTCCCCACTATGGGGGAAACCCCTACGAAAGAGGGGGCTAAAGGGAGACGAGGGAGGAGTTCATCTGGTCTGTCTGGTCTGTCTGGTCTATCTTGTCGGTCTGATTGATTTTGGGTTGTGGTTGAACCAGGCTAACCAGATAGACCAGACAGACCGAATAGACGAGATAGACCCTCTCTGGAGTGAGGTTCGTCGCCGAGCAGGAAAGTGGTTACTTGCGTGCTGCTTCTCGACAAGGGGGAGGCGGATTTTCAGAGGCCCCCGCTAGGGGAACCGTGCCGAAGATGGAATACCCCTGCTGTTGCTGTGCGGAGCAGATGCCGGTATTATCCTGTCCATGCGACATACCTGGCTGCTCATCGTCCTGCTCGCGGGGCTCTGCTTCATCGGAGCCAATACCACCCAACTCATACCGGCGGCGACAGACACGGGCCGAATCGGATGGATGGTCTATCTAGTCGCATGTCCTGCCGCTCTCGCGGGCGTCGTGTGGTTCGGATGGGCCTGGACCGCCATGGCCTGTGTTATCTATGGAACGGTGGGATTGGCTCTCGACCTTGCTACAGTCACGAGCATCCTGACTGGACAGGGGGAGACCGGCGCTCTCTTCCTCTTCAGTGCGATCAGCGGGGTTGTGAACTTTTTCCTGATCCTGCTCGGCGGGAGCGCATTTTTCCGTTCGTCCCTGGGCAACGCGCTTCCAGTATCCCGTCCTCCCAATCCTCCGTCCCCTTCTTCATCCGCAAGACCTTGACCCGTTCAAATCCGGCATCAGTCAGCCAGGCCTTCGTCGCCGCAGCAGAATAGGTATTCCCATTCTCGGTAAACAGCAACATCGAGACCGCGAAGAGGCTGGCTTCTTCGGGAAACAGCCCGTTCCGGTCATGGAGGAAAGCATCTTGAATCAGCAGCCTGCCTCCGGGATTCAGTGCCGTCAAGACACGACGAAACAGCGCCTCGTTGTCTTTCGGTCCATAGATGTGCAGGACGTTTGAATACCAGATGACATCGTAGGTGCCGGGAATGTCTTCCATCATTATATCCAGCGGCACGTAGGAGAGTCGCGCAGCAGCCTTGTGCGTCGCGGCAATCTCCTTCGCCACGTCGAGGGCTGCGGGACGGTCGCAGACCGTGGCCCGAAGCGTGGGATTCTTGGCCAGGAAGGCCATGGCATAGGTACCGGGGCCGCCGCCAAGGTCGAGGAGGGTTCGTGCGCCATGCAGGTCGATCTGGGCTGCAACCTTCGGAGCCGTTTCCAGGGTCCGGTGATGCATGGCCCACGTGAACCGGCGACGATAGTCCGGCTCGTCCGGTTGATCGTGATCGAGCGGCAAACCGCTCTTCACCGATTCGAGCAACCGCCCCCAGTCAGCCCAATGGCTCACGATCAGCTGGAGATAGTCTCCTCGATAGGCGGGATGCTGCCCGTTCAACGCGGTGGCGCTCAACCGGCTGTTTCTATAGGTCTCGCCGTTTTTCTTCAGCAGGCCGGCCATGGCGAGATTCCGGCAGAGGATGGCCAGACCCCGCTCACTGGCTTTTACCTTGCGAGCCAGATCAGGAACCGTCCATGTGCCCGCATCGATGGCCGTGAAGAGATTCAATTCAAGAGCGGCAATGAGCACCCTCGGCAACCGGTATGCCGTAATCGCATCACGCAAGTCATTGAACGTGGCGATCCGTCGGCTCATCACGCAACGCCGATTGTCCGCACGCACCAGCGCATCAGGTCCTGTACCGCCGTCGGATTGGTCACGTCCACGCTCCGCTCGAAGCGCGCTGCGACATACTCATCGGTAATCTCGGTTTGTTCGGAGAATCCTGATTTCAGCAGAATCGCCCGATACTTGGACACCGCCGGTTGGATGTAGTACTTGGCCTGCTTCGCGATCTCATCCGTGCCGAGATCCTCCGGCGTTCCATCGGACAAGAGAGCCATCACATCGTCAATCGCCATGCCGTACTGGCACAGCAGCTGTCCGTCAGGAGTCAATTCCAGCAACCATCCGTCGGAACCAAGTTCCATCGACAAAGCCCCGCCGGCTTCGGATTCCTGCAGTTGGGGAAAGGCAGGGGTCAACGAGGCCCTGAGGGCATCCCACTCCCTCGAGGTTTCATCACTCATCTCGGTGCCTTTCGATGAGGCGGCGCCCCGCCCTGCCCCAGGAGGCCGGCACGCAGCGCCGCCAGACGTTTCGTATTCTCTTCAAGTTTCGGCAACTGATACTTGCGATCCATCTGCACCACCAGTTCGAGAAGATCCGCTGCCTCACGCAACTTGCCGAGCTCTTCGTAACATTGAACCAGCACATAACGAGCGCCGCCTGTTCTCAGCTCATCATGCGACCGCTCGGCAATGGACTGGCTGGTTTGGCAACAGGCAATAGCATCGTCATAGCGCCGCTGGAGCAAAAACGTACGGCCGATCATACGCCAGGCATCGGCCACCCCGCCCTCATTCCCCAACCGCCGCATGAGGACCAGCGATTGTTCATAGTATCCGATCGCCTGCTCATACTCTTTCGCCTCGCGCGCGACCAGGCCAAGATCCGAAAACAGCACGGCCTTGCCCGCCTCGTCGTGAGTCTTAGACATGAGGTCCAATGCTTCGAGATAGTAGGCTTTGGCGCGGTCCCATTCACCCGCATCAGCCCTCAGATTTCCCAAATTTCCCAAGGTCGTCCCAATTCCCTTCTCGTCACCAAGAATCTTTTGAAGTTCCAACACTTCTTGGTAGTGAGTCTGGGCCGCTTCCCGACGCCCACTGACCGCGCAAATATTTCCGAGATTTCCCAGGGTGGCAGCCAAGGCCCGTTGGTCCCCGGTCAGCCGATCGCATTCCAACGCTTTCGCATAGCAGGTATAGGCGTCGGTATAGAGCCCGCGGGCGAAATGTTCGTTTCCCTGGCGATTAAGCTCCTCTGAAAGGCCGTTGCGTAGCGTCATGATGAAGGCTGGAGCAGCCGGTCGACCGCCTGCTTGGCGCCGGTCAGAATCGAAACGCCGTCTCCGACCAAGAGACTATCGAAGTTATACTTGAGGAGACGACGCAGCCCTTCCCTGGCTTTCCCCACATCGGCATACTTTTCAGCCGGCAGGAGACTGACGGAGCCGGCCGGCTTCCCGATCAACGCGTCGCCGACGATCAACACACCCTTCCCCTGCTGAATGAACAACGCCGACTCGCCGGGAGACTTCTGGTCTTTCAGTTGTATCACCCAGATCCCGCCGGTCAGCAATTCCCCATCCTTGAACGTTTTGGTCGGCTTCAGATCCATCTGCGGCGCGTCAGCCTCCGGTACGTGCAGTTGGCAGCGAAACTCCTCCTGATACTTCACCGCTTCTCGCGCATGATCACGATTCGTCACAACGATGTAATCGACGGGTCCGTTACGGAGAATCACAGAACTCGCCTCCCCCGTCATTGGCGGAGGATCGATGAGAATCTTGTGCTGCCCGACCGTCAAGAAGAGGCCGTTGAAATCGAGCTGCTTCTCTTCAGAGAACCAAGACCATTGCCAGATGCCTGGGAGCAGGTTTTTCATTGCGTATCCTGAACCTCAGCCTTAACCTCAACCTTCCTAAAGAGCTGCGACCGCATCTTTGACGGTCTTTGTGACCTTGGACAGAATGCTCGCCTCATTCGGCAGATCGATGATGTCGTCTTCCGAAACCGTAATGAATTTTCGATTCGGCCCCTTCGTGAGTGAAATCAGAAACATGCTATTGGAAGGCGTGACAGGGATCACGACCTGCACGGCCGCATCAGCCCCCTTCACCACCTCTAGAAACCTCTGTTTCCCCTCTTCCATCTCGTCCATTGTCTTTCCCTCTCATTCGCGGAAGTCGGTTGCTTTCCAAACTGGGCGGAGGAGTCTCTCCAACGCGCGCATCAAACGCCCCGCATCTTTCTAGATACTCCCTCCAACCTCGCTCGTTCACTTCTCAGGGATGGGGGCTGATTGATCTTCCACTGCGCGCGTCCAACGAGGGGAGTCCGCGACCGCGCGTTGCGCGAGCACAGAAGATCAATCAGCCTCCATCCCCTCTTCTGTTCTGCGAGCAGGGAGACGGCCCGACCGCTGCTGCTCTTACATTTTATTTCCGCCAGCCAACAACTTTTCAACTTCCGCCACAATCACCTCTTCGCCGGCCAAATCCATGTTGCCGACACGCTGCCACCGGATCACACCCTGTTGATCGATTACATACACGTTGGGGATAAACTTGCCTCCGCCATATAATTTGTCCGTCAACTTGGTCGGATCAAGCAGATAGGGATAGGTCACCCTCACAGGAAAGGCGGACAAAAACTCACCGACGCTTTTCTTGGAGTCGCCTGAAGAATTCACGCCGAGCACTGCCACGTTTTTTCCCTTCATCATCTCGAAAACTTTTTGGAGCGTGGATCCCTGGATCATACAGGGTTCGCAAATATGAAAGAGTCCGAGCACCACGACTTTCCCCTTGTAGCTATCCAGACCGACAGTTTCACCGGTGATGGCCGTCAAGGCAAACGAGGGCGCCTTCTCGCCGACCTTAAACAGTCCTGCGGCAAGAACCAGTTGGGTAGCAAGAACAGGAACCAGCAGCGTCCCAAGGATGAGGACCCAACGTTTCATCACATCCTCCTTCACGCAAGAGTCAACGTCGAGCTTCAAATGTGACGTGGCACGATCATTCAACATTCACAATTCAGCATGTCACATTTCGTGAGTGGCATCCTAGCACGCTGATTTTTCATGGAGCAACTGAGGGAACAGCGGAGCTAGCAGGCTGCGGAAAAACTCAGTTTATACATAAGACACTGCTGCTGCAATTTTCACAGAATGGCGCTGATGTCACAATCGCTCAGGATGCTCAAAAAGACCGTCCAGCAAGGCCGCAGCGGATGAAGAAGGCTTAGGTCGAGGTTAAGGTTAAGCATTGAACAGGTTCTTGTTTACTCAACCTTAGCCTCAACCTTAACCTTTCAATAACGCTGGCGGACTTTTTCAGCATCCTGCTAGGGAGAGGATGAATCGTGCGGGTTGAGCATATCTTCAAGTTGCTGCTTAGACCGGCCGTCGAAACCGACAAACTCCAAGCCGAATCTGTCGCCGTGTTTCCAGCGAACCACCGCGACAGTGACCACAATAGGAGGCCGGGCGCCTGAGGCATGGATACTCAGTGAAAGACGGCTGCCGATAGCAAGGTCAGCCTGACTTTGTATTTCTGCCCCGGCAATTGTCAAATTCTTCAGCGTCACGCTTCCGGACAGCTGATCGGTCGTGAACGTAGCAGGGTAATCCACCTCGATTCTCGGTCTGGCCCTCGGCTGCATACGCGGTTTCTCGTCCATTGCACAGTGCGAAGATCTGGTTTGTCTGGGGTCCTGGGTCTTGGGTCACCGCGCTGGTTCAAATAGACCCAACTGCATTTCTTCTGCGCGGGTCAAGGGAATCGGGTAGCGTTCCGTAAAGCAGGCATTGCAATATTGGCCTGGCGCACCTGGAGAGGCGCCCAGCATGCCATCGAGGCTTAAATAGGCCAGGCTATCGGCCGTAATGTACTTTCGAATCTCTTCGGTCGTGTGGCTGGAGGCAATCAATTCCCTCCTGGTAGGCGTATCGATTCCGTAGAAGCAGGGGGAGGTGATCGGTGGAGAACTGATGCGCATATGCACTTCTTTAGCCCCGGCATTCCGAAGCATCTTGACGATCTTTCGGCTCGTCGTACCCCGAACCAGTGAGTCATCGACCACGACAACCCGTTTCCCCTCCAGAACTTCCGGCACAGCATTGAGCTTGACCTTGACACCGAAGTGGCGAATTGATTGCTCTGGTTCAATGAAGGTACGACCGACATAGTGGTTCCTGATCAGCCCGAGTTCGAACGGAATCCCCGCCCCTTCCGCATAGCCGAGCGAGGCAGGCACCCCGGAGTCCGGCACCGGAATAACGATGTCAGCCGGCACAGGCGATTCCTTCGCCAACTGTCTGCCCAACGATTTGCGCGTAGCATAGACCGTATTTGCGCCGAAAATTTTACTGTCCGGGCGAGCAAAGTATACATACTCAAAGACGCATAGGGCCGGACTCACCGGCGTAAAGGGTTTGTGACTCGTCACACCCTTGTCGTTCAGCACAACCAATTCGCCTGGCTCGACCTCGCGAACAATTTCAGCTCCGAGCAGGTCGAATGCGCAGGTTTCTGAGGCCACGAGATAGGTATCGCCTAGGCGACCGAGACAGAGCGGCCGGAACCCATGGGGGTCGCGCGCTGCAATGATCCCGTCGTCTGTCTGCAGGACGATAGAAAATGCCCCGCGGACCTGGCTCAACGCATCGATGATCCGAGCCAGCAACGTATTGGCCCTGGAATGCGCGATCAGATGGATGACGACTTCGCTGTCCGAGGTGGATTGGAAGATGGCGCCGTACGCTTCGAGCTCGTGGCGCAGCACTTGCGCGTTGATGAGGTTGCCGTTATGCGCGAGCGCGAGATTTCCGAATGCGAAATTGACCGAGAACGGCTGGATGTTCTTGAGGTCGCTCCCGCCCGCCGTGGAGTAGCGATTGTGACCGATCGCCATTGAACCGGTCAATTGCTCGAGCACCTGGGTATTATAGATATCCGCAACGAGCCCCTTCCCCTTATGAACGTAAAACTGCTCGCCATCGCCTGAGACGATACCGGACGCTTCCTGTCCTCGATGCTGCAAGGCATAGAGCCCGAGATAGGTAAGATTTGCCGCTTCCTTGTGGCCATAGATGCCGAAGACCGCACATTCGTCGTGAAACTTGTCGGGAGTAATCAGTGGTAAGGGGTGAGGGGTAAGGGGTGAGGCGACCGGAAGAACTAGTCGATCCTGACTCATAACCCCTCGCCCCTAACGCCTAACGCCTTACCCTTCACGCCTGACCTCTCCCGCTTCATTCAGCCTTCGTTCGATCGAAAAGGCCCACCGGTCGTGAAGAATATCCACCGGAAGATCGATGCGGCACCCCTCGCTCCATTGCCCTTCCTCCACATCGATGATAAAGCGGTCTCCGCCTACCGTCCCGATCTTCATCGCTGGAATACCGGAATCCCAAGCTCGATTCAATACTTGACCGGCCACCTCGGGCCTCACTGACAGGACCACCCGCGACTGGCTCTCACCAAACAAGAGCGCATCACGCCTCGATTGATCAAGGGACAATCTTACCATAGCCCCTCGCCTGCTGTCCGGGGCAGAGATACAACATTCGGCCAGTGCGACAGACAGACCGCCATCTGAACAGTCATGGGCGGACTGCACCAAGCCCTCACGAATGATGTGCAGTAGGAATTCATGAAGCGCCTTCTCTGCCTCCAAACTCAGGAAGGGGGGCGATCCCTGTTCCCGGTGATGAAGCACTTTCAGGTATTCACTGCCGCCCAGGTCCTCTTTCGTCTTGCCCAGGAGAAGAATCGCATCGCCGTCCTGCTTGAACCACTGCGTCATCGTCTTATCGGCCGATTCGATCAAACCCACCATGCCCAGCATCGGTGTCGGGTAGATCGAGAGACCATTGGTCTCATTATAGAAACTCACGTTGCCGCTGACGATAGGAATCGCGAAATGTTCGCAGGCATCCTTCATCCCCTCGATCGCCAGCACAAACTGCCACATAATCTCCGTCCGCTCGGGGTTCCCGAAGTTCAAACAGTCCGTGAGCCCGATCGGTTCCGCCCCGGAACAGGCCAGATTTCTCGCCGCTTCGGCCACCGCAAGGCGCGCCCCTTCATACGGATGCAGCAGGCAATAGCGACTGTTACAGTCCACCGTCATCGCAATGGCCTTGTTCGTTCCCTTGATCCGCACCACCGCGGCGTCGGAACCTGGCCGGACCATCGTGTTGGTCCGCACCATATGATCATACTGTTCATAGGCCCACCGTTTGCTCGCAATCGTCGGCGACTCAAGCAAGGACAACAGCGCCGCACTCGCATCCTTCACATCGGGAAGCGCATCGTAATTGAGGTTGGTCAGCATGTCCTGATAACCAGGCGGCTGATAGGGACGCTCATAGCGGGGCCCCTCATCGGCCAGTGCTTTCGCCGGGATCTCCGCCACCACGTTGCCCTGATCTCTCACACGGAGAATCCCATCGCCAGTCACCCGTCCCACCACCGCCACATCGAGGTCCCACTTCTTGCAGAT
Encoded proteins:
- a CDS encoding methyltransferase, producing MSRRIATFNDLRDAITAYRLPRVLIAALELNLFTAIDAGTWTVPDLARKVKASERGLAILCRNLAMAGLLKKNGETYRNSRLSATALNGQHPAYRGDYLQLIVSHWADWGRLLESVKSGLPLDHDQPDEPDYRRRFTWAMHHRTLETAPKVAAQIDLHGARTLLDLGGGPGTYAMAFLAKNPTLRATVCDRPAALDVAKEIAATHKAAARLSYVPLDIMMEDIPGTYDVIWYSNVLHIYGPKDNEALFRRVLTALNPGGRLLIQDAFLHDRNGLFPEEASLFAVSMLLFTENGNTYSAAATKAWLTDAGFERVKVLRMKKGTEDWEDGILEARCPGTNGKMRSRRAGSGKSSQPR
- a CDS encoding tetratricopeptide repeat protein → MTLRNGLSEELNRQGNEHFARGLYTDAYTCYAKALECDRLTGDQRALAATLGNLGNICAVSGRREAAQTHYQEVLELQKILGDEKGIGTTLGNLGNLRADAGEWDRAKAYYLEALDLMSKTHDEAGKAVLFSDLGLVAREAKEYEQAIGYYEQSLVLMRRLGNEGGVADAWRMIGRTFLLQRRYDDAIACCQTSQSIAERSHDELRTGGARYVLVQCYEELGKLREAADLLELVVQMDRKYQLPKLEENTKRLAALRAGLLGQGGAPPHRKAPR
- a CDS encoding TlpA family protein disulfide reductase, which translates into the protein MKRWVLILGTLLVPVLATQLVLAAGLFKVGEKAPSFALTAITGETVGLDSYKGKVVVLGLFHICEPCMIQGSTLQKVFEMMKGKNVAVLGVNSSGDSKKSVGEFLSAFPVRVTYPYLLDPTKLTDKLYGGGKFIPNVYVIDQQGVIRWQRVGNMDLAGEEVIVAEVEKLLAGGNKM
- a CDS encoding PilZ domain-containing protein encodes the protein MQPRARPRIEVDYPATFTTDQLSGSVTLKNLTIAGAEIQSQADLAIGSRLSLSIHASGARPPIVVTVAVVRWKHGDRFGLEFVGFDGRSKQQLEDMLNPHDSSSP
- a CDS encoding amidophosphoribosyltransferase, with translation MSQDRLVLPVASPLTPHPLPLITPDKFHDECAVFGIYGHKEAANLTYLGLYALQHRGQEASGIVSGDGEQFYVHKGKGLVADIYNTQVLEQLTGSMAIGHNRYSTAGGSDLKNIQPFSVNFAFGNLALAHNGNLINAQVLRHELEAYGAIFQSTSDSEVVIHLIAHSRANTLLARIIDALSQVRGAFSIVLQTDDGIIAARDPHGFRPLCLGRLGDTYLVASETCAFDLLGAEIVREVEPGELVVLNDKGVTSHKPFTPVSPALCVFEYVYFARPDSKIFGANTVYATRKSLGRQLAKESPVPADIVIPVPDSGVPASLGYAEGAGIPFELGLIRNHYVGRTFIEPEQSIRHFGVKVKLNAVPEVLEGKRVVVVDDSLVRGTTSRKIVKMLRNAGAKEVHMRISSPPITSPCFYGIDTPTRRELIASSHTTEEIRKYITADSLAYLSLDGMLGASPGAPGQYCNACFTERYPIPLTRAEEMQLGLFEPAR
- the purL gene encoding phosphoribosylformylglycinamidine synthase subunit PurL; this translates as MQAQVITKDLIAQHNLTDDEYKKIVEILGREPNITELGMFSVMWSEHCSYKSSRVHLKKLPTTGPRVVQGPGENAGAVDIGDGLCVVFKMESHNHPSFIEPYQGAATGVGGILRDIFTMGARPIALLNALRFGELDNANNRRLLKGVVSGISAYGNCMGVATVGGEIVFNDIYSQNPLVNVFCLGIARKDKIFLGTAAGVGNPVIYFGSKTGRDGIHGATMASDSFDDQSEQKRPTVQVGDPFTEKLLLEACLELMAGDLLVGIQDMGAAGLTSSSCEMASRAGNGIDLDLTDVPRREPGMTPYELMLSESQERMLMVAQAGKEDECVRICKKWDLDVAVVGRVTGDGILRVRDQGNVVAEIPAKALADEGPRYERPYQPPGYQDMLTNLNYDALPDVKDASAALLSLLESPTIASKRWAYEQYDHMVRTNTMVRPGSDAAVVRIKGTNKAIAMTVDCNSRYCLLHPYEGARLAVAEAARNLACSGAEPIGLTDCLNFGNPERTEIMWQFVLAIEGMKDACEHFAIPIVSGNVSFYNETNGLSIYPTPMLGMVGLIESADKTMTQWFKQDGDAILLLGKTKEDLGGSEYLKVLHHREQGSPPFLSLEAEKALHEFLLHIIREGLVQSAHDCSDGGLSVALAECCISAPDSRRGAMVRLSLDQSRRDALLFGESQSRVVLSVRPEVAGQVLNRAWDSGIPAMKIGTVGGDRFIIDVEEGQWSEGCRIDLPVDILHDRWAFSIERRLNEAGEVRREG